One segment of Asaia bogorensis NBRC 16594 DNA contains the following:
- a CDS encoding phosphatidylinositol-specific phospholipase C1-like protein produces the protein MKRLSLFLAASALTVLSSSGHAQNAPGAVPASPDETVHLNEIQVIGTHNSYRAAMSPVTMQWLSKVAPDAAITLDYQHAPLAVQFDHGIRQIELDLYADMKGGRYAHPKGPDWLRKAGLTPEADPVDPAIMQGNDFKVMHIVDIDQRSTCQPLKACLGIIRTWSDAHPGHLPIFVDLETKQSAPPGKVPFTQPEIFTPATYDRLDAELLEVFGRNRILAPDDVRGDAPDLNTAIRSKGWPSLAKARGKIVFVFERPHDTARYLVGHPALKGRLIFPNGRPGEPTCAFTEINEGFVGKKVGDFEAVDNAKAAKIVPDLVRQGYLIRTRADGDTLEARHNDLARRQTAFEDGAQLISTDYPLYAPARWHDYSVSFPGGAMMRCNPVNAPASCRDSALEPTAPKL, from the coding sequence ATGAAACGCTTATCTCTTTTTCTCGCCGCCTCCGCGCTCACGGTACTCTCATCGTCCGGTCATGCGCAGAATGCGCCAGGCGCCGTGCCGGCATCGCCCGACGAGACGGTTCACCTCAACGAAATTCAGGTGATTGGCACACATAATTCCTACCGTGCCGCCATGTCGCCCGTCACCATGCAGTGGCTTTCAAAAGTCGCTCCTGACGCCGCAATCACGCTCGACTATCAGCACGCGCCGCTTGCCGTGCAGTTCGATCACGGTATCAGGCAAATCGAGCTCGACCTTTATGCCGACATGAAGGGCGGGCGTTATGCCCATCCCAAGGGTCCCGACTGGCTGCGCAAGGCAGGCCTCACCCCGGAGGCCGATCCTGTCGATCCAGCCATCATGCAAGGCAATGACTTCAAGGTCATGCATATCGTCGATATCGACCAGCGTTCGACCTGCCAGCCGCTCAAGGCCTGCCTTGGCATCATTCGCACCTGGTCAGACGCGCATCCGGGGCATTTGCCGATTTTCGTCGATCTGGAGACGAAGCAATCTGCGCCACCGGGAAAAGTCCCCTTCACGCAGCCTGAAATTTTCACTCCGGCCACCTATGACCGTCTTGACGCCGAGCTGCTGGAAGTTTTCGGACGCAACCGCATTCTGGCGCCCGATGATGTGCGTGGTGACGCGCCTGACCTGAACACCGCCATACGCAGCAAAGGCTGGCCCAGCCTCGCCAAAGCCCGGGGCAAGATTGTCTTCGTGTTCGAGCGCCCTCATGACACTGCGCGCTATCTGGTAGGGCACCCAGCGCTCAAGGGACGGCTGATCTTTCCCAATGGCAGGCCCGGCGAGCCGACATGTGCCTTTACCGAAATCAACGAAGGTTTTGTAGGCAAGAAGGTCGGTGATTTCGAGGCGGTAGATAATGCCAAAGCGGCAAAGATCGTGCCCGATCTGGTCCGACAAGGTTATCTCATTAGAACACGTGCCGATGGCGATACGCTGGAGGCGCGTCACAACGACCTTGCTCGTCGCCAGACCGCGTTTGAGGATGGTGCACAGCTGATCAGCACGGATTATCCGCTTTATGCCCCTGCCCGCTGGCACGATTACAGCGTGTCATTTCCGGGTGGGGCCATGATGCGTTGCAACCCGGTCAATGCCCCTGCTTCCTGCCGCGATTCGGCGCTGGAACCCACCGCGCCCAAACTCTGA